The following DNA comes from Rhodothermales bacterium.
TTTCGACAAGCTCAGGATGACGGTGGGTGCAAGATATTCATTTTTTCGAAAGATAACCGCATCCGCTTCGCCTTTTACCGATCCCTCGCGTGCAAACCTCGCATACGGTATATTAGAGCCGTCACGCTCCACCTCACCCAGACACGACTCGGATGAACCCGCGTTCCTTCTTCGCCGGCCTCTTCGTCGCCGCGCTCCTTGTTGTCGCCGTCCGCCCGGCACTCGCCCAGACGGTCGACGTCAGCGCCATGAGCGAGGACCAGCTCCGCGCCCACGCCACTGCCATCCACGCGCGCGTGCTCACGCTGGACACCCACGACGACATCGAGTCGAATTTCGCGACGGCCGAGGTCGACCCCGGCGTCCGCGGGCCGCGGCAGGTCGATCTCCCCAAGATGCGCGACGGCAAGCTGGATGTCGGCACCTTCATCGTCTACGTGGGCCAGACGGAGCGCACGCCGGCGAACTACGACAAGGCGAAGGCCGACGCCATGACCAAGTTCGATGCGATCCACCGCATGGCCGAGCAGATGTACCCGGCTGAAATCGAAATCGCCTACACGGCGGACGATGTCGAGCGCATCCACAAAAGCGGCAAGTTGGTGGCTGTGATCGCTATCGAAAACGGCTACGTGATCGGGCAGGACCTCTCGCTGGTCGAGAAGTACCAGCAGCTCGGCGCCCGGTACATGACGCTCACGCACAACGGGCACAACGACATCGGCGACTCCGCCAACCCCCGGGCCAACCTCGGCGACGATGGTGATGAACACAGCGGGCTTTCGGCCTTCGGCGAGGAGGTCGTGCGCGAAATGAACCGGGTGGGCATCATGGTGGACATCTCCCACACCTCCAAGAAGTCGTCCCTCCACGCCGCCCGCGTCTCCCGTGCCCCCATCATCGCCTCACACTCCAGCGTAAAAGCCCTCTGCAACGTCCCCCGCAACATGGACGACGAAACGATGCTGGCCCTCAAAGCCACCGGCGGGGTGATGAACATCGTCGCGCTCGATTCCTTCCTGAAGCAAGATTCGCCGGAAAAGACCAGGGCGATCGATGACCTCCGCGCCGAGTACGGCCTGACGGGTTTCGGGGGACTACAGGGCCTTAGCGACGAGCAGCGCGCCGGCTACCGGCAGAAGCTGGCCGCCGTCGAAAAACAGCACCCGGGGCCGACCATGCAGGACTTCGTCGACCACATCGACTACGCCGTGAAGCTGATCGGCATCGACCATGTCGGCATCAGCTCCGACTTCGACGGCGGCGGCGGCATCACCGGCTGGCTGGACGCCTCCGAGACCCCGAACGTCACCCTCGAACTCGTCCGCCGCGGCTACTCCGAAGAAGCGATCGGGAAACTGTGGAGCGGGAATCTGCTGCGGGTCTGGCGCGAGGTCGAGCGGGTGGCGGGGGAGATGTGATCCCCTCACGCATTCGCCATTTCGTCGGTGTAGCGGGCCAGGGTGCGGCGGAGGTCGTCCAGGGTAATCGGCTTGAGGATGAAGTCGTTCATGCCGGCGGCGAGGCACTCGTTGAAGGCATTCGTCCACGTCATCGCGCTGGCGGCGATCATCCAGGGCTCTTCGTAGCCGGTGATCGCGCGGATGCGGCGGGCGGTTTCGAGGCCGTCCATGCCGGGCATGGCGATATCGATCAGGATGATACAAAAGCCTTCTTTCGATACCGCCCTCAGCGCCTCCTCGCCGGAGCGGGCGATTTCGGCGCTGTAGCCGAGTATCCGCATCAAATGCCGCATGAGCTCCTGATGGAGGGGGTAGTCGTCGACGACGAGTACGCGAGGTAAGGA
Coding sequences within:
- a CDS encoding dipeptidase; its protein translation is MNPRSFFAGLFVAALLVVAVRPALAQTVDVSAMSEDQLRAHATAIHARVLTLDTHDDIESNFATAEVDPGVRGPRQVDLPKMRDGKLDVGTFIVYVGQTERTPANYDKAKADAMTKFDAIHRMAEQMYPAEIEIAYTADDVERIHKSGKLVAVIAIENGYVIGQDLSLVEKYQQLGARYMTLTHNGHNDIGDSANPRANLGDDGDEHSGLSAFGEEVVREMNRVGIMVDISHTSKKSSLHAARVSRAPIIASHSSVKALCNVPRNMDDETMLALKATGGVMNIVALDSFLKQDSPEKTRAIDDLRAEYGLTGFGGLQGLSDEQRAGYRQKLAAVEKQHPGPTMQDFVDHIDYAVKLIGIDHVGISSDFDGGGGITGWLDASETPNVTLELVRRGYSEEAIGKLWSGNLLRVWREVERVAGEM
- a CDS encoding response regulator, giving the protein MTTESLPRVLVVDDYPLHQELMRHLMRILGYSAEIARSGEEALRAVSKEGFCIILIDIAMPGMDGLETARRIRAITGYEEPWMIAASAMTWTNAFNECLAAGMNDFILKPITLDDLRRTLARYTDEMANA